Proteins encoded in a region of the Paenibacillus sp. W2I17 genome:
- a CDS encoding LacI family DNA-binding transcriptional regulator — protein MASIHDVAKEAGVSVATVSKVINDYPDVSEKTRKKVNIAIELLKYQPNVVARGLVKRRSWTVGVLLTVPFTNPFVSELLEGIKTALENSGYDLVRLSTRFDDPAYSFIKHCRSRNVDGVVVFGEGRENASIQELVDAEIPTMFVDTDMLGKRAGYITTDNANGISMGVKHLHELGHRKIAYISGTLGPAVANLRLEGYREGLRECGIPYSTVYLEICDYSFDGGSKAARRLLALQDQPTGIVCASDMSAFGAIHEIEKHGLSVPEDISVVGFDNTYYAEVFKPGLTTVNQNIYSIGIKSIEYLIAMIENPSYSPPVVTEPSNLVVRQTTAPLKV, from the coding sequence ATGGCTTCTATCCATGATGTAGCCAAGGAAGCGGGAGTATCTGTTGCAACCGTTTCCAAAGTGATAAACGATTATCCTGATGTAAGTGAAAAAACACGCAAAAAAGTCAATATAGCCATCGAATTATTGAAATATCAACCCAATGTGGTCGCACGTGGACTTGTCAAACGCCGTTCATGGACGGTGGGAGTACTGTTAACAGTTCCGTTTACGAACCCTTTTGTCTCAGAGTTGTTGGAAGGGATCAAGACAGCGCTGGAGAACAGTGGATATGATCTGGTCCGGTTGTCTACTCGATTCGATGATCCGGCGTACTCGTTCATCAAACATTGCCGCAGTCGTAATGTGGATGGGGTTGTGGTATTCGGGGAAGGCAGAGAAAACGCGAGTATTCAGGAACTGGTGGATGCAGAGATTCCGACGATGTTTGTTGATACAGACATGTTAGGCAAACGTGCCGGTTACATTACTACGGATAACGCGAACGGGATCTCGATGGGTGTCAAACATCTGCATGAGCTTGGGCACCGCAAAATTGCCTATATCTCAGGGACACTTGGACCTGCCGTAGCCAATCTGCGATTGGAAGGATATCGGGAAGGGCTGCGAGAATGCGGCATCCCGTATTCTACGGTATATCTGGAGATCTGCGATTATTCCTTCGACGGGGGAAGCAAGGCTGCCCGACGATTGCTGGCACTTCAGGATCAACCAACGGGAATTGTCTGTGCATCAGACATGTCTGCCTTTGGTGCGATTCATGAAATTGAAAAGCATGGACTGAGTGTACCAGAAGATATCTCGGTTGTCGGGTTCGATAACACGTATTATGCTGAGGTATTCAAACCGGGGTTGACCACGGTGAATCAGAATATCTATTCCATTGGCATTAAGTCCATCGAATATCTGATTGCTATGATCGAGAATCCGTCTTATTCTCCTCCCGTGGTGACGGAACCTTCCAATCTGGTGGTTCGTCAGACGACAGCACCTTTAAAAGTGTAA
- a CDS encoding globin-coupled sensor protein, whose amino-acid sequence MSSISATRQKQLDYMGLTAGDLTLLAEHRPVFKKVVKEVVDHFYNHVGNYPELVDLIARFSTIDRLKETQKMYWLSMTDGIVDDAYIEQRIAIGLVHSRIGLSEDYYLGTYMVYLDIATSIFQQVIPDSWHLVIQALSKMFNLDSQLVLEAYEKKEKEKLHQLADDQQHTLQAITQITQELTGMISELNESAMAISSVAKETAASQDQAQVLLTELTGEIQQIGKMGELIREISDQSHLVGLNAAIEAAHAGEFGRGFEVVASEVRKLAASSRDAQGKIQSNLEQIMKKLSSVQQESDHTSRGARSQASRSAELAVFATTMEKLSLDLKNLEQQE is encoded by the coding sequence ATGAGCAGTATTTCCGCAACAAGACAGAAGCAACTTGATTACATGGGATTAACCGCAGGGGATCTAACATTGCTTGCCGAACATCGGCCTGTTTTTAAAAAAGTCGTTAAGGAAGTGGTGGATCATTTCTACAATCATGTGGGGAATTATCCTGAATTGGTAGATCTGATCGCCCGATTCTCTACGATTGATCGTCTAAAAGAAACACAGAAGATGTATTGGTTATCAATGACGGATGGAATCGTGGACGACGCATATATTGAGCAACGGATTGCGATTGGACTTGTGCATTCACGGATTGGTCTGTCCGAAGATTATTATCTGGGTACCTATATGGTCTACCTGGATATTGCAACGAGCATATTCCAACAGGTTATCCCTGATTCCTGGCATCTTGTCATTCAGGCGCTCAGCAAAATGTTTAATCTGGATTCACAGCTTGTCCTTGAAGCCTATGAGAAGAAAGAAAAAGAAAAGTTACATCAGCTTGCCGATGACCAACAACATACATTACAGGCGATTACGCAGATTACTCAAGAGCTTACAGGCATGATTAGTGAATTAAATGAAAGTGCAATGGCTATATCAAGTGTAGCCAAAGAAACAGCGGCTTCTCAGGATCAGGCTCAGGTTCTGCTCACGGAATTAACAGGGGAGATCCAGCAGATCGGAAAAATGGGTGAACTCATTCGCGAAATATCGGATCAGAGTCATCTTGTCGGTCTGAATGCAGCGATTGAAGCTGCTCATGCAGGAGAGTTTGGACGTGGCTTCGAAGTAGTTGCCAGTGAGGTGCGCAAGCTTGCAGCCAGTTCCCGGGATGCCCAGGGTAAAATTCAGTCTAATCTGGAGCAGATCATGAAGAAACTGAGCAGTGTGCAGCAGGAGTCGGATCATACGTCTCGCGGAGCACGTAGCCAAGCTTCACGCTCGGCTGAACTCGCTGTATTTGCAACAACAATGGAGAAACTGTCTCTGGATTTGAAGAATCTGGAACAGCAGGAATAG
- a CDS encoding PrkA family serine protein kinase: MNIFERVAEHRAESDRLTWNGTFEDYIALLREDPTPAMTAHARVYEMIESFGVEEVGGHKRYKFFEQEIFGLDRSIEKLVEEYFHSAARRLDVRKRILLLMGPVSGGKSTLVTLLKRGLEQFSRTEKGAIYAIDGCPMHEEPLHLIPLELRPEVEKEIGVRIEGNLCPSCQMRLRTEYGGDISKVPVERVIVSEDNRVGIGTFSPSDPKSQDIADLTGSIDFSTITEFGSESDPRAYRFDGELNKANRGLMEFQEMLKCDEKFLWNLLSLTQEGNFKAGRFALISADEMIVAHTNESEYKSFISNKKNEALQSRMIVMPIPYNLKVSEEEKIYAKLIQQSDMKHVHIAPHALRTAAIFSILTRLKETKKQGMDLVKKMRMYDGEEVEGYKEADLREMQNEYLDEGMSGIDPRYVINRISSALIKQNLQCINALDILRAIKDGLDQHASITKEERERYLNFIALARKEYDELAKKEVQKAFVYSFEESARTLFENYLDNIEAFCNWSKIRDPLTDEEMDPDERLMRSIEEQIGISENAKKAFREEILIRISAYSRKERKFEYSSHDRLREAIEKKLFTDLKDIVKITTSTKTPDATQLKRMNEVIKRLIEEHGYTAASANELLRYVGSLLNR; this comes from the coding sequence ATGAATATTTTTGAACGCGTTGCGGAACATCGGGCAGAGAGTGACCGTTTGACATGGAACGGAACATTTGAAGATTATATTGCACTGCTGAGAGAGGACCCGACTCCGGCAATGACGGCTCACGCCAGAGTGTATGAGATGATTGAATCGTTTGGGGTTGAAGAAGTAGGTGGGCATAAGCGGTACAAGTTTTTTGAACAGGAGATCTTTGGACTGGACCGTTCGATTGAAAAGTTGGTTGAAGAATACTTTCACTCGGCAGCACGCCGTCTGGATGTACGGAAGCGGATCTTGCTCCTGATGGGTCCCGTAAGTGGAGGGAAATCGACGCTGGTGACGCTGCTGAAGCGGGGGCTTGAACAGTTCTCGCGGACAGAGAAAGGTGCCATATACGCCATTGATGGATGCCCGATGCATGAGGAACCGCTGCATCTGATTCCACTGGAGCTTCGTCCTGAAGTGGAAAAGGAAATTGGAGTCCGTATTGAGGGTAATCTTTGCCCATCCTGCCAGATGAGACTCCGTACCGAATATGGTGGTGATATCAGCAAGGTGCCGGTGGAACGGGTCATTGTTTCCGAAGATAATCGCGTGGGAATAGGAACGTTCAGCCCATCCGATCCGAAATCACAGGATATTGCCGATCTGACGGGTAGTATCGACTTCTCCACCATTACGGAGTTTGGTTCCGAATCCGATCCACGTGCCTATCGTTTTGATGGGGAGTTGAACAAGGCAAACCGTGGATTAATGGAGTTCCAGGAGATGTTGAAATGTGATGAGAAATTCCTCTGGAATCTATTGTCGCTCACGCAGGAAGGGAACTTCAAAGCAGGACGCTTTGCCTTAATCAGTGCGGATGAAATGATTGTGGCGCATACGAATGAATCGGAGTATAAGTCATTTATCTCCAATAAGAAGAATGAGGCACTGCAATCCCGGATGATTGTCATGCCGATTCCGTACAATCTGAAAGTGTCCGAGGAAGAGAAAATCTATGCCAAGCTCATTCAGCAAAGTGACATGAAGCATGTTCATATTGCACCGCATGCACTGCGGACTGCAGCCATTTTTTCGATACTTACCCGCTTGAAGGAAACGAAGAAACAAGGCATGGATCTCGTTAAAAAGATGCGCATGTATGATGGTGAAGAAGTGGAAGGATACAAAGAAGCTGATCTGCGCGAGATGCAAAATGAGTATCTGGATGAAGGGATGTCTGGCATTGATCCACGGTATGTCATTAACCGGATCTCCAGTGCTTTGATCAAGCAAAATCTTCAGTGCATTAACGCGTTGGACATTCTGCGGGCCATCAAGGACGGTCTGGACCAACATGCTTCGATTACAAAGGAAGAGCGGGAGCGTTATCTGAACTTCATTGCTCTTGCACGCAAGGAGTATGACGAACTGGCCAAGAAGGAAGTGCAGAAAGCATTTGTCTATTCATTCGAGGAGTCGGCAAGAACGTTATTCGAGAATTACCTCGATAACATTGAAGCATTCTGCAACTGGTCCAAGATTCGTGACCCGCTCACGGATGAAGAGATGGATCCGGATGAGCGTCTGATGCGATCCATTGAGGAACAGATCGGGATCTCCGAGAATGCAAAGAAAGCGTTCAGAGAAGAGATTCTGATCCGGATCTCAGCATACTCCCGCAAGGAGCGCAAGTTCGAATACAGCAGCCATGACCGTTTGCGTGAAGCGATTGAGAAAAAGTTGTTCACCGATCTGAAAGATATCGTCAAGATCACAACTTCAACCAAAACACCGGATGCAACACAATTGAAACGTATGAATGAAGTCATTAAACGCTTAATTGAGGAACATGGATACACCGCAGCCAGCGCGAATGAACTGTTACGTTATGTGGGTAGTCTGCTTAATCGCTAA
- a CDS encoding DUF2161 domain-containing phosphodiesterase, which translates to MAVKYETELYSPVKAFFEQRGFDVKAEVRHCDLVGVRSDQDEPLIVEMKKTFNLSLLLQGMQRLKLSPFVYLAVERNRSKRGAVNQRWSELTALCRQLGLGLLTVTFYKTKAPLIDVLCEPSALIPLTGRNQVARKSGVRRKRLLKEFDERSGDYNTGGSTRRQLVTAYREKALRVASALRTNGEASPANLARQTGVGSAAAILQKNYYGWFERLSRGKYILTIKGVQALTEHAHMLEDNDMIERTINELDVTYSVSGENKDDLAHIAETAEQYLKNTGHI; encoded by the coding sequence ATGGCAGTGAAATACGAAACCGAATTATATTCGCCTGTGAAGGCTTTCTTCGAGCAGCGTGGCTTCGACGTCAAAGCGGAAGTCAGACATTGTGACCTCGTAGGGGTCAGATCCGACCAGGACGAACCACTCATTGTGGAGATGAAAAAAACATTTAACCTCTCCCTGTTGTTACAGGGTATGCAGCGCTTGAAGCTTAGCCCGTTCGTGTATCTGGCCGTCGAGCGCAACCGTAGCAAACGTGGAGCCGTGAACCAACGCTGGAGCGAACTGACCGCACTATGCAGACAACTTGGTCTGGGGCTGCTGACTGTCACATTTTACAAAACCAAAGCTCCCTTGATTGATGTATTGTGCGAGCCCTCCGCCCTGATCCCCCTCACTGGCCGCAATCAGGTTGCCCGTAAAAGCGGAGTTCGGCGGAAACGATTGCTCAAGGAATTCGACGAACGAAGCGGAGACTACAATACGGGAGGCAGCACACGAAGACAGCTGGTCACAGCATATCGTGAGAAGGCTTTACGTGTCGCATCCGCTCTACGAACGAACGGAGAAGCCTCTCCGGCCAACCTTGCCAGACAGACAGGCGTAGGTTCTGCAGCAGCGATTCTGCAAAAAAATTATTATGGCTGGTTTGAACGCCTCTCCCGTGGAAAGTACATTCTGACAATTAAGGGAGTACAGGCGTTAACCGAGCATGCACACATGCTTGAGGATAATGATATGATTGAACGAACCATTAATGAACTCGATGTAACGTATTCTGTATCTGGTGAAAATAAGGACGACCTTGCACACATCGCTGAAACAGCGGAGCAGTACTTGAAAAATACAGGCCATATCTGA
- a CDS encoding FMN-dependent NADH-azoreductase codes for MSNILFVKANDRPADQAVSVKLYDAFLSAYKESHPGDTVTELDLYNTDIPYYGNTVITGGYKAANGIEATAEEQKAAALAAQLQDQFLAADKVVFAFPLWNFTVPAPLVNYISYLSQAGKMFKYTAEGPVGLVGDKKVALLNARGGVYSVEPMASAEMSVKYVTNVLNFWGIQNPELVIVEGHNASADRAEEIVTAGLKLASEVAVKF; via the coding sequence ATGTCTAATATTTTATTTGTTAAAGCAAATGACCGTCCTGCTGATCAAGCAGTCAGCGTTAAATTGTACGATGCATTCTTGAGCGCATACAAAGAGTCCCACCCAGGTGACACAGTTACTGAGTTGGATCTCTACAATACAGATATTCCTTACTATGGCAACACTGTAATTACTGGTGGCTACAAAGCAGCAAACGGCATTGAAGCAACTGCCGAAGAGCAAAAAGCTGCAGCACTGGCTGCACAATTGCAAGATCAATTCTTGGCAGCAGACAAAGTGGTATTTGCATTCCCGCTCTGGAACTTCACTGTTCCGGCTCCACTGGTGAACTACATTTCCTACCTGAGCCAAGCTGGTAAAATGTTTAAATACACAGCTGAAGGCCCTGTAGGTCTCGTAGGCGACAAAAAAGTGGCATTGCTGAATGCTCGTGGTGGCGTATATTCCGTAGAGCCAATGGCATCTGCTGAAATGTCCGTTAAATATGTAACTAACGTATTGAACTTCTGGGGCATTCAAAACCCTGAGCTTGTAATCGTTGAAGGACATAACGCTTCTGCAGATCGTGCTGAAGAAATCGTTACTGCAGGTCTGAAATTGGCTTCCGAAGTAGCAGTAAAATTCTAA